A stretch of the Papaver somniferum cultivar HN1 chromosome 6, ASM357369v1, whole genome shotgun sequence genome encodes the following:
- the LOC113290016 gene encoding O-fucosyltransferase 23-like — MNLSKPPKHIRFLDCYLNSKVRRCLFLISIALIFRALFLLTTPLAFKHNTTFDYWLSTSSFSSSSRLVHDNSSGGGIRSDKFLEVPQIAWGLNNQKIAVARAFLTARMLNRTLLLPSLSASLFYKEVNLLQSVTFDKIFQFDKFNSLCNGFVQLGRFSDISNKTDVFDLNKGSGRKWTMERDLDQLRKVKQDPSIDGYEVIRILGKNPFLWHDHWPVRDYANVFECLVLVDEITQEAERVVSKIREIGSQVIESKTDSLSRTQQPYYVAVHMRIEKDWMIHCKKLQQRNNVTQICSSKEEIMERVGNIVGINQQPTVVYLAVADDLLEDGSVLSGWKEGLLPYEKKKLGVWDIYKKYPYLIQSAIDYEVCLRADVFVGNSYSTFSSLIVLERSQKLLRLGAVTEGSSCTTNSNESGGSGIKWPSYAYNILGESGGPKKWMTNMSDTSLQAISYGSNDVSC, encoded by the coding sequence ATGAATTTATCAAAACCCCCCAAGCACATTAGATTTCTTGATTGCTATTTGAATTCCAAAGTTCGCAGATGTCTTTTCTTGATATCCATTGCTCTCATCTTCAGAGCTCTTTTTCTTCTTACAACCCCTCTTGCCTTCAAACACAACACCACCTTTGATTATTGGCTCAGCACttcctcattttcttcttcttctcgtctggTTCATGACAATTCGTCTGGTGGAGGAATCAGAAGTGACAAATTCTTAGAGGTTCCTCAAATTGCATGGGGACTAAACAATCAAAAGATAGCAGTGGCAAGAGCTTTCCTAACCGCCAGAATGCTCAACAGAACTTTGTTACTTCCTAGCTTAAGTGCTTCTTTGTTCTACAAAGAAGTCAATCTCTTGCAATCAGTCACTTTCGATAAGATTTTCCAGTTTGACAAGTTTAATTCTCTCTGCAATGGCTTTGTCCAATTGGGGCGCTTCTCTGACATTTCGAACAAGACCGATGTTTTCGATCTCAACAAGGGCAGTGGAAGAAAATGGACAATGGAGAGGGATTTAGATCAACTGAGAAAGGTTAAGCAAGACCCTAGTATTGATGGGTACGAGGTTATTCGGATACTTGGGAAGAATCCATTCCTTTGGCATGATCATTGGCCTGTCAGAGATTACGCCAACGTCTTCGAGTGCTTAGTATTAGTTGATGAGATAACCCAAGAAGCTGAGAGAGTTGTGTCTAAGATTAGAGAGATTGGAAGTCAAGTGATTGAAAGCAAAACAGATTCATTGTCGCGAACGCAGCAGCCTTATTATGTAGCTGTGCACATGAGAATAGAGAAAGACTGGATGATTCACTGCAAGAAGCTTCAACAGAGGAACAATGTCACTCAAATTTGTAGCAGTAAAGAGGAGATCATGGAACGGGTAGGCAATATTGTCGGCATAAATCAACAACCTACCGTTGTTTATCTAGCAGTGGCGGACGATCTTCTTGAGGATGGTTCTGTTTTGAGTGGTTGGAAAGAAGGTCTCCTTCCTTATGAGAAGAAAAAGTTGGGTGTTTGGGATATCTACAAAAAGTATCCGTATCTCATTCAATCGGCAATTGACTATGAAGTTTGCTTGAGAGCTGATGTCTTTGTTGGTAACAGCTATTCCACATTTTCAAGTCTAATAGTTCTCGAACGAAGCCAGAAATTGCTTAGATTGGGTGCTGTTACAGAGGGATCATCATGCACTACAAATAGCAATGAATCAGGTGGCAGCGGCATAAAATGGCCTTCATATGCATACAATATATTGGGTGAATCGGGTGGACCGAAAAAATGGATGACAAATATGTCTGACACAAGTCTTCAGGCGATCAGTTATGGTTCTAATGATGTCTCCTGCTAA